From the genome of Carnobacterium viridans:
AACGTTCTTTACGGTAGCGATTCACAGCCGAACCTTCTCGGAAGACATAATGATAATAAGCTTTTTGATGAAAATAAATGGTTTGGACATTCATGCCTACTCGTTGATTAAACAAAGCATCTTGTCCAACCTTTTGATTGGTGAATCGGCAGTTGTGTTGCTTTAAAAAATCGTGTTTGTATAATTTATTCCATAAAGCATATGGAGATAAAGAATAGTGTTTTCTAAATTGGTCTCTAAAAGCATCTTTTGTTAAAAGTTCATTTAACTCAGGTTTTTTTTCTATTGTCGCAACGTGGCCTTCTTTGTCTACTTTTTCATCAAAGTACCCACAGACCACCACATCAGCATTTGATTCAATTGCTTTTGCAATGGTTTCTTCAATTAAATTGGCTTCAAAATAATCATCTGGATCCGCAAAATAAATATACTCACCAGTCGCTTTATCCAATCCGGCATTTCTAGCAAAACCTGAACCGGCATTTTTTTGATGGATGACACTTATACGTGGGTTTTCCAACTGATATCGATCGCAGATTTCTCCAGACGCATCGGTTGACCCATCATTCACTAAAATAATTTCACTATTTTTATACGTTTGGTTTAATGCACATTGGATTGCTTTTTCCAACTGTTCGGCAACATTATATATAGGCATAATAATTGATACTTTCTTCATCCTTATACCCCTTTCACTTTACTGACACAATGACTTGCCTATTATAGCATAATCCATTAACTGAAACATTACAGTTTTCTAAAGTCTGTTCTCCGTTTCCGAGGCACTCTTTACCAAACTTTAACTTGGTAAGCGTTGACTTATTTTTGTTCAATGAGTAGAATTAACCTTGTTAGATAGAACTATTGATAAGACAAATATAAAAAAATGAGGGATAAATATGGCCATTTTAGTAACTGGTGGTGCTGGTTATATCGGCAGCCATACAACTGTAGAATTATTGAATGCTGGACATGAAGTTGTTATCGTAGATAATTTTTCAAACAGCAAGCCTGAAGTGTTAAATCGAATTAAAGAAATTACTGGAAAATCATTCTCTTTTTATGAAGTAGACGTATTAAACAAAGCAGAGTTAGAAGCAGTTTTCAAACTTCATGACATTGAAGCTGTCATCCACTTTGCGGGTTACAAAGCTGTAGGCGAATCCGTTAGTGAACCGTTAAAATATTACCACAATAACTTAACCAGCACTTTTGTTCTAGCTGAGTTAATGGAAGCTTACAATGTTAAAAAATTGGTTTTCAGCTCTTCAGCAACAGTTTACGGGATGAATAATGTTTCTCCGTTAACGGAAGACTTGCTTTTAAGCACTACAAATCCATACGGCACGACTAAAATGATGATTGAACAAATCTTGCAAGATGTCTATGTTTCGGATCCTTCTTGGAGCATTGCACTGCTTCGTTACTTCAATCCTATTGGAGCTCACGAAAGTGGACGAATTGGAGAAGATCCAAATGGCATTCCAAATAACCTAATGCCTTACATCACACAAGTTGCTGTAGGTAAACGAGATCAATTAAGTGTATTTGGTGGCGACTATGATACTACAGATGGTACTGGCGTGCGCGATTATATTCATGTAGTTGATTTAGCTAAAGGTCACTTAAAAGCTGTTGAGAAGGTTCTTTCTACTGAAGGCATCGAAGCCTACAACCTTGGAACTGGCATTGGTTACAGTGTACTAGATGTCGTAACCAATTTCGAAAAAGCTACAGGTAAAAAAGTAGCTTTTGCAATTACAGACAGACGTCCTGGCGACATCGCTACATGTTATTCAGATGCTTCAAAAGCGGCTACAGAACTTGGCTGGAAAGCTGAACACACACTAGAAGATATGTGTCGTGATTCTTGGAAATGGCAAGAAACCAATCCAAACGGATACGAATAATTAAAGGTTGAACAAACCCACTCCCCTTTCTGATGATTTAGATCATTAGAAACGGGGGTGTTTTTTTGAAGCGCCGTCACTCTTACGAGCAACGGCTTTCCACGAACAAGTTACACCGGAAATTGCCTCTACTCTTTCGTGTAATCGCTCTGCTTAAAAGAGTGACACAAAATACAGTCTTCACTTTTCCGTCAATCGTGCTTACTCGTAAAAGTCCTGCACCAAAAAAATTCACTCTTCCATGGAAGAGTGAATTTCAACAATTAATCTGAAACTATTGTTTTACGACTTATTTTCCATTAGAAAAAGGCTTTATTTTAGAGCGACTATATTTTCTAGTATGAAATGATCTTGGCTCATTGATGGATCCATTTTGATAAACATCCATAGACGCGTTAATGACTGCGCCTGCAGTCATTAATGCTCCAATAACCTGCAGCCAGATCAATATGATCATGAATGTTCCAATTGTTCCATATGTTTTTGCACCAAAAGCAAAGTATTTCACGTAAATAGCGAATGCTTGTGAAACCAACATCCAACCAATAGTTGAAATGGCTGCTCCAGGGAGAACACTTTTTACTGTTACTTTTGCATGTGGAACAAAGTAATACAACACACAAAAAATAACAAAGAGCACACTCATCGTTACCGGCCACCTTAAACTTTGAAATGTCTCACTGATCATTAAAGGCAATTTGAATACTGGAGTAATGTATTCTAGTATCAATTGACCAAATCCAAAAACAATGACCAGTACCATAATACATAAAATCAGTAATGCCGTTAAAATCAACGAAAACAAGCGAATGATGACGAAATTTCTTCTAGGCTCTACACCATAAGCTTTATTCATACTTACTTGCATTGCATTCATGCCTCTACTGGCAGACCAAAGTGCTCCAATTACAGCAATCGATAGAATACTTCCACTGCTTTGACTAAACCAATTCATCAACAAGTTCTCTAATTGATTAAAAAAGTAAGTTGGGACAATATTTTCGATATAAGGCAATAGTTCTGCGGCATCTAAGCGCAAGTAAGGCAGTATATTGCTAACTACAACCATCACTGGGAAGATGGACAATAAAAAATAATAACTGATAATAGCTCCAGAATTCCACACTTCAGCTTCCCGATATTTTTTAATGAGAATGATACTAAAACTTTTTACTACCTTTACTGTTTCTTCTTTCTTTACTTCTAACTTACTTGACTGACTATTTGCCAACGTTTTTAATCCCCTTTTTCGAAACCAAACCTCATTATACCTACTTAAATGAATAAAATAAAATAAATTTCTTTATAAAAAATAACAGTTTAAATAAATCGTTTTATAATCGGCACTTGTGCCATCCCTTTTACACAAATGTAGCTGCTACAAAAAATCACAACAGTCAAAATTGGCACAGATAAAATTGGAGTCGAAAACAGTGTAGTTACTCCTGTTTTCCATACAAGAAATATCAGCAATACATGAATTAAATAGATTCCAAATGAGTAAGTTGAAAATTCTGTAAGAACACGCCTAAACAAATTTGAAACACTCTTGGAATATAATTTTTCTTTCACTAATAAAAAGGCAGCAGTACTCATAAAAAAGACATTTGGCGTCAAATATTGATAAGGCAGATCATAATGTTCCCCTTTTTTTAGCGATTCTACACTCGTTACTATAATCGTGCTAATCAACCCGGCTACTCCTAAAAGATAGATCGCAACTTTGATCCATTTTTTCAGGTTATAATGAGCCAGGTAATAACCAGCAAAAAAGTAGCCGACATACCCAAAAGTAATGTCTAAGTTGATGCCTCTTTCAGCAAAGGTAACCGTTGAACTAACGGGAAATTCATAATAAGAAGGTAAAATAATACCGATATACCAACAAAATGCGATTAAGTAGAGAATGATCTTTTTCTCTTCTGCAATTTTTCTTAAAAAAGGAACCATAACGTAAATCTCAATCATCCGAAAAAGAAACCATAAGTGAAAATGCCCTTCTTTAAATGCTTCAAAGATTGCACCCCACACTTCTGCATTGAATGTTCGATAGTCATTCCAAGTAAAAAAGACTACATACAATGCTGACCAAAAGACAAATGTCGTTACTAAGCGTAAAATGTTTTTTTTGTATAGTTTTTTAATTGAAAACGCTCGATTTGGATCTAAAAAAAAGATCCCACTTAGCATGAAGAAAATTGGCACACTCATCCGAGCAAAGCTATCGTAGATATTTAATACTTGCCATTGGTACGAATCAATTTCGTATAAGCCAAAATCGCGTGAGACAATGTGAATCGTGATCACTAAAAATGTAGCGGCTACACGAAGTATATCCGCATATAGTACCCTTTCTTTCATTAGTTTCTTAACCCCTTTTAACTGTTTTATTCCCTCATTCTTAGTATACCATCAAAAGAAACAAGAAAACGAGACAACCCTCATTTTTGCATGGGGTTATCTCGTTTTCTCAAATTTAATAATGGTATAAATTAGTTTTTTTGTTCAGTCAAAATTTTTGGACCGTCTTTTGTGATTGCTAGTGTATGTTCAAACTGACAACTTAATCCGCCATCTTTTGTACGGGCAGTCCAACCATTGTCATCCATTTTAGACTTCCAAGTTCCGGTATTGACCATGGGTTCAATCGTAATTACCATACCTTCTTTTAAGCGAAGGCCTTTTCCAGCTTCTCCATAATGAGGAACTGAAGGAGCTTCATGCATTGTTGGCCCAATGCCATGTCCAATAAACTCACGGACCACAGAAAACCCTTCTGCCTCAACATACGTTTGGATTGCATGCCCGATATCGCCGATACGATTTCCAACTTGTGCTTGCTCAATTCCTAGGTAAAGAGCTTTTTTTGTTACTTCCATCAATTTTTCCGTTTCTGGAGTTCCTTCACCGACGATGTAGCTCCAGCAAGAATCCGACATAGCTC
Proteins encoded in this window:
- a CDS encoding acyltransferase, translated to MKERVLYADILRVAATFLVITIHIVSRDFGLYEIDSYQWQVLNIYDSFARMSVPIFFMLSGIFFLDPNRAFSIKKLYKKNILRLVTTFVFWSALYVVFFTWNDYRTFNAEVWGAIFEAFKEGHFHLWFLFRMIEIYVMVPFLRKIAEEKKIILYLIAFCWYIGIILPSYYEFPVSSTVTFAERGINLDITFGYVGYFFAGYYLAHYNLKKWIKVAIYLLGVAGLISTIIVTSVESLKKGEHYDLPYQYLTPNVFFMSTAAFLLVKEKLYSKSVSNLFRRVLTEFSTYSFGIYLIHVLLIFLVWKTGVTTLFSTPILSVPILTVVIFCSSYICVKGMAQVPIIKRFI
- the map gene encoding type I methionyl aminopeptidase, producing the protein MITLKSQREIDAMDESGALLANVHVALRDFIKPGITSWEINEFAHKYIEEHGGIPEQIGFEGYEYATCVSVNDEICHGFPSKKEVLKNGDLIKVDMVVNLKGAMSDSCWSYIVGEGTPETEKLMEVTKKALYLGIEQAQVGNRIGDIGHAIQTYVEAEGFSVVREFIGHGIGPTMHEAPSVPHYGEAGKGLRLKEGMVITIEPMVNTGTWKSKMDDNGWTARTKDGGLSCQFEHTLAITKDGPKILTEQKN
- a CDS encoding glycosyltransferase → MKKVSIIMPIYNVAEQLEKAIQCALNQTYKNSEIILVNDGSTDASGEICDRYQLENPRISVIHQKNAGSGFARNAGLDKATGEYIYFADPDDYFEANLIEETIAKAIESNADVVVCGYFDEKVDKEGHVATIEKKPELNELLTKDAFRDQFRKHYSLSPYALWNKLYKHDFLKQHNCRFTNQKVGQDALFNQRVGMNVQTIYFHQKAYYHYVFREGSAVNRYRKERFFYEYTIASHFEDWMVHWGKKKEYHDLVNQQYWGALYLELSNLAWEDCPLTKMEKVERIEELMDDSKINQAISEIETEKEKNSFVKVLILLLRYDKYAGALNLMQLRVTVGKKFQKSFNVIKKKFG
- a CDS encoding YihY/virulence factor BrkB family protein encodes the protein MANSQSSKLEVKKEETVKVVKSFSIILIKKYREAEVWNSGAIISYYFLLSIFPVMVVVSNILPYLRLDAAELLPYIENIVPTYFFNQLENLLMNWFSQSSGSILSIAVIGALWSASRGMNAMQVSMNKAYGVEPRRNFVIIRLFSLILTALLILCIMVLVIVFGFGQLILEYITPVFKLPLMISETFQSLRWPVTMSVLFVIFCVLYYFVPHAKVTVKSVLPGAAISTIGWMLVSQAFAIYVKYFAFGAKTYGTIGTFMIILIWLQVIGALMTAGAVINASMDVYQNGSINEPRSFHTRKYSRSKIKPFSNGK
- the galE gene encoding UDP-glucose 4-epimerase GalE, with the translated sequence MAILVTGGAGYIGSHTTVELLNAGHEVVIVDNFSNSKPEVLNRIKEITGKSFSFYEVDVLNKAELEAVFKLHDIEAVIHFAGYKAVGESVSEPLKYYHNNLTSTFVLAELMEAYNVKKLVFSSSATVYGMNNVSPLTEDLLLSTTNPYGTTKMMIEQILQDVYVSDPSWSIALLRYFNPIGAHESGRIGEDPNGIPNNLMPYITQVAVGKRDQLSVFGGDYDTTDGTGVRDYIHVVDLAKGHLKAVEKVLSTEGIEAYNLGTGIGYSVLDVVTNFEKATGKKVAFAITDRRPGDIATCYSDASKAATELGWKAEHTLEDMCRDSWKWQETNPNGYE